The following nucleotide sequence is from Leopardus geoffroyi isolate Oge1 chromosome D4, O.geoffroyi_Oge1_pat1.0, whole genome shotgun sequence.
ttgaactcacaaccctgagatcaagacctgagctgagatcaagagtcagacgcttaatcgactgagacaTTCAGGCAACCCAcaaatttcacctttaaaaaatttaaaaatacacaacacTCTTGAAGAAATTTACTTTAATTCCAAAAAAGATTAATCTAGAATGAATAGTatcattttctactatttttactCTTGTAGTAAAGCAATGAAAGAAACAACTTGCTGTAATATACAACAtagatttttacatttcttttatacaTATCTACGTTTCCTTATTTGTATATGTACTATACATAATTAATACCACCTTAGGTTTAAGAGTCCTAACAGGATTAAAACCTGTTTTTGCATCTACTAATTTATGCgtaaaaaataaagaccatgtGTGAACATATAATAGCCTTGTATCTTAAACCCAAGTTTAATTACAGTGTCCTCCAAAGAAGGAAATTTTCATACATGATTAAAGACttgattccattaaaaaaacaaagttccaGCAAacgtgaaaaaagaaaatcttgttaATTCACgatgagaaaaagagatagtTCATCCTTCCACAGAAAAAGTGGGTTTAGAGAACAGTTCTGATAGCATTTCACATGGTAACGTATCAAAAGTCTAATTAATAACCAGCCCCCTTGCTCAGGACAAAATGATCTTAATGAGCTCCTCTTCTGCTCAGTAACCCCAAGTGATTTTTACATTGGGAGGCAGATTACTAGCAGTAAGTTCATCAAATTTAGATTGATCCCTAATAGGCACATTATAGAAATCAAGAACATCTCTGACCCTGCACATCTGGTGAAGCCTGGAGTTGGGCACTGCATGGCCCAAGTCATCAGCTAAACGTGCCAAGAAACTGAACTTCAGAAGGCCATCTTCCAGGGACACATCCTGCCAACTGTCACCAACAGAGGAACCAAAAATTTCTTTGACACAAGATTCCAAACGACTCTGGAGATCTTCAGGTGGTATGTATGTTCGGCTTCGTAAGGGTGGACACACCAAAATAGGCTCTTTCTTCACTTCTTCTACTGTCTCAGCCACCACtagctttttctcttttctagaatGGTCAAAAACAAGTATGTGAATCTCTGGTTAACTGCACTAATGCAGCTGACAAACTGACAAACACCAGACCTAATCTTACCCATCTGTCTAAATCAACCAATAATTTGCACACTTACTACTCTTCTGGGCACTGCAGAGAGAAGAATAAGGTGCCTGCCTTTGGAAGCTTATAGTTGAACTGAGCTGatacagacagaaaagaaaagctacTTACAGATTTCACATGCTGTAAGAATTCCTAAGAACACGTAAAGAGGTAAATCGCCTGTCTGGGATTCCCAGTTTCCAAACCCAACCAACCGCTCTAACCTCATGTCCTACAAATCTACTATAAACACTCCATGCCCTACCCACACTAAACTACTACATTCTGTTTCCCACTTTCCTGATGTCATGTGTTACCTCAAGTTACATCCTACAGGAGATGCCAATTTCATCTTTGCCTATTGAAATCTTACTTTAAGTCCTAGAACAGAACTGTTCTCTTCCAAGGAGTTTTACTTGATTTCTCCAAATATAACTATAAATTCCTCTGATCTAGTATAGCGCTTTACATTGCTTTCACAGCACACTTCATCGTAccagagttttatttatttacattctatttCTCTTACTAGATCATGGTTTCTCAGCCCAAACActtgacattttggaccagataattctttgttgtaggagGCTATCCTGTAATTGCAAGATgctcagcagcatccctggcctctacccaggGCAGGGTAAATGCGAGGAGCACTCCTATGCTCCAGTCATAACCAAAGGACATTGCCAAACGCTCCCTGATAGGCAAAATTATCTctggttaagaaccactgtgcCAGATTATAAACTCCTGAATACAGAAACCTGTTTTATTGATTTGGGGGTCCTTTGAAAACTGCTTGAATAACTACTACTGAGTACATGGGCCAACATGAGGAAATCTGCCTAATACACTATCTCAGTgcttaatgaaatattattcactcTTGTTTTCCATGGAGCTGGTATCTGACTGGGATTGGTCATCACTACAAAAATTGGGAGGCATCAGAAATGAatgatgtgtgtgggggggaggaagggcgaagtacagaaggaaggaaggggagggagggagggggagagggaggaaggaaggaaggaaggaaggaagagaaagaaaaaagaaaagaaaagaaaaggaaaagaaaagaaaagaaaagaaaagaaaagaaaagaaaagaaaagaaaagaaaagaaaggaaaagaaaagaaaaaagagggacgcctgagtggctcagtcggttgagcgtccgacttcagctcaggtcatgatctcgcagtttgtgggtttgagccccgtgttggggaaAAGCAGTAGATGGAGAGTCAAAGACGGGTTCCAGCTGTGCCATTAACTTGCTTTCAGCAAAATACTTCCTATGGGGCCACCGTTTCCCCATATGTCAGAGCACTTAAGCTCTGAGAAGGGACTTTGTTTCCACTGCTGTAACCTACTTAGGGAAATGCTGGGCCAGAGAGGGCGTTTAGTTAACTATCTGTtgatgaatcaatgaatggaCAAACGAACAAAACGAGGAGGCCACGCTTCATTTCTGAATCTAGCTTGTGAAGAAACACCCCGCGCAAATGCACTTAGTTTACCGAGCACTTTCACGTTCATGTTCCATGTTACTCGTTCCAAACGAACCACTTGTATCCTGATACCACAGTCGGTGCCTGGAACACATGGTCAGTACTGTTTGCTTACTACACTAACGAGTGAAGTGGAAGGGAAAGGGGGCGGCATTTCCGTTataagatgagaaaactgaggccaagacTGGGCCCCACCACTCAAGGACACCCGCGCTGAAGCCTCTGAACTCAGAACCTAACGTACTTTCTCGTCCTATCCCGTCAGGCGCAGGGCCAGGGTACCGTCCTAATAGCAGGACTCCCACTTTTGAATTCGTCCTTTCATCCTCCTCAGTTTCTCTCACTTTCGCTGAACGAGACCCACCATCTAACCTTCCGCTTTACCTGAATCGAGACCAAAATTCTCTGCGTGGTGCCCCTAAGACTATCCACGTGAGGCCTCTTCTGGTAACGCCAGACACTGACAGCGCCGCCATCTCGGAGGAGAGCTACCGGCTGGGGCTCTGCCCCCCGCCGGCAGTGACGCGCCAAGACCAGCCAATCAAGTGTAAGCTTAGTGGTAGGTGTTCCCTTTTTCCTGTTAAGCCTCCCCAGAGGCTCCCTCCCGCTTTGCACGCCGGAAAATGTAGTCCGATGGGTCTTGCCGGCGGAGGCTGGACCGAGGCGCGCTCTCAGAGCACGACGGGAGTTGTAGTTGGGGGGCGTCCCGGGAAGGTTCCGGGTGACGCCTTCTGGTCCGGGGGCGGGCGGTCATAGCGCTCTTTGGCTGAAAGGAGGAGGAACTGGCAACTGGGAGGAGGCTCTAGTGAGGCCTGGAAGGCTGCGCAGCTAGGTGGGGAGGGAATTTGGAGTTGGGGGACAACCAAGTAGTGGGTCTGATATGCTGCTGGGGTCGTGACCGCTCTGGGACCGAGGCAGGACCTGGCCAGACCCAGCCTGGAGGCCTCGCCTTCGTGGGGCCTAATTTCCAACGGCCGGGTAGGCCTCACGAGAAGCTCCTTTCCTTGCGGCTTTCCTGGGTTCCCGTCCTGATTTTCTGTCCTGGAGATGGCCTCCCCGAGCCCCCCGCCGGAGCCAAAGGTAAGTCGCTCCTCTGGGTATCCCTGTTCTCTGGCCACTACTGGAGCTAGGCCGCGctacccaccctgcccccccgcccccaaccccacgACCGTGGTCTTTAAGGCCAACGCTGTGCAAGGAAGTACTCCGTAGTGGTCCGGATTGCGCCTCGCGACCAAATCGCCCACTTGGCCCTTCGTTTCAAGAGCGACTTGATAAATTAGCTGAAGAAAATTAGTAATGCTGCAAACAAGCGCTCTCATTTGTGAGTTCTTCCAGATGAGGCACCATTTTTGACTCTTCCCTGTGTCTTGTGCGCTTGTCACGAAGCTAGGACCCCAGGTAGACGCTTAGAGAACTTCCTGCAATTGAATTGAACAGGGTCTCAAGCCACTGCTAATAGAGTTGAATGGAGCCGGGCAATGAGGTGCAGGAAACTTGGGGAGGCCTTGGGGCAACTTACTAAAATAAAAGTGTTAGGGTATAATGATTCAGCCAGAAAAGCTCTATCCTTAGGACCATCACTACTGACGACCAGGATCCAGTTCAGTTGCCCTCTAGTTGGAGGTGCTTGTCTGATACAGAATTGGGCCCCATTTGGATCTCTGGGTAATCATGTTCCTCCTAGACTACCCGGCTCTGAAAAGTGATTGCTTCGGCTACTTTCAGTGGTAGAATTGTCCTTGAGACAACAAGAACTGACTACAGAAATCGTACTATTTCAGGGGTTGCTGACATTTGAGGATGTGGCTGTGTTTTTTACCCAGGAGGAGTGGGATTATCTGGATCCAGCTCAGAGAAGCCTGTATAAAGATGTCATGATGGAGAATTATGGAAACCTGGTCTCACTGGGTAAGAATCTTTTGTGTCTCTGATTAAAATATCTAAGAAGCTATAAGAAATCAGACCCTGAGAACACTTGAACCACCACAAGTACCAAAACTGCTTTGTTCCAAAGTTCAGATTCAAACATTTCGGCCATTAATTGTTTCCCTGACTCTCGTCTGTAGTGTCCTTGCAAAAACCAAAATACAAGCCTTTCTGGCTTCTTATCTTCATAATCTCATTCCCATACTGCTCTGCACTTTCCCTCCTGGCTCATCCTCCCACTGCTTTCCTCCCACCCCTTTTCACTCTGCCTTCTGGAGCCCCTGTTCTTCTTCACATAATGTTCCTTACCCCTCCTGGCCTTAACTGAAAACTGGCACTTTCCCAAGGACACCACTTCTCTGGCAGAGGCTGCTTACTCTCCCACATCCTCCTTTTTCCCTATCCTTTGTCTCAAGGTTGGAAGGGAGAAGTTACTATTCTCCTGGCTTTTCAGTGTTGTTCCCAAAGCGTTAGTTTTAACCCTTCAAACAAAATCTCCCTTTGGAGTCTTCAGCAGTCTTGCTCTACCCACCCAATTCTCTTCTGCTGTCATCTGCCAACATTGTTTGGTCTGTCACACGTAGATTTTGTCACATTTCAGAATCTCTCTATGCTAACCTATGCCATCAATGATGCAGCCATTATTTAAGCCTTGCTATATCCTGACCACGTTGTCTTCAGGaaccttgctttccttttttgttcagcAAGTCCCATCAGTGATCAAACCCTCAATTTTGTCAAGGCAGGCAAATCTTAAGCCCCAGTATCTTAGTCTTTGAAAATTCTTGAGCCATTGTTTTTATCTTAGACCATAACTAAACAGGGGTGACCAAAACAGACATGATCTCTGCCCATGTAGAGCTTACTACAATTTCTTACACTTCTACATCTCCTACTCATTTCCTCCCAAACCAGCTTATTCCCAGTCATGCTACttgttccttgatttctcctttttcctcccagATTATCAGTCCTCTTCTAACTTCACCTCTTCATCTGTTCCATGGACCTACATGTGAATTATCACCAGCATGCTCTCTTGCCACCTTGTCATTGTGCTCTACCCATTCTGCAAACTTTATATTCTGTATTGATTATAAAATCAGCTTTTTCTCCTGAGTTGCCAAGCACAGCAGGGGAAATTGTTTAACTGAAAGGATTAATGCCCTGGATATATGCATGGCTTTTCTAATAAGTCTCCAGTGGGTTTTCACATCTCAGGCAATTTTTTATCATTGATTTGctcattctcttcttccctttagtGACTAttccaaaaacttaaaaaagttttccttGGGTCCATCACTCAGTAGTAGACCTCACTTTCTGTTTCACAGAGAAGATAGAGGCCACTGAGTATGAACTCTAACTTTCTGCCCCTCATGTGTATGCTTAAGTCTGCTCCTTTTTCCTCACTTTTCCAAGAACTTATccgtcatctttttttttttttttttttttttttcccttacaacTTCAGTCTCTATTCCTTCTCCTCTGGTACCTTTATTTTGGTGATGGGTATGTTTATGACTCTTCCAGTTGGGGAAGgtagggccggggtgggggggggggtggctgtccTTTGAGAGAGCCTGTAACCTGCTCCTTGTTCACTTACAGCCAAGTTTTTGTAAGAGTAGTTAATGTATATTCTTTACTTTCCCTACCATTATCTCTAAGCCCCTTTTCTTGCCTCTACCCTTCCCCTTAAATTGTTTAACATTCTACTTTAATAGCCTAATTGTCAAATGGAATAGACACTTGGACCTTATTTTATTTCACCTCTCTTTATGTATTTGAAGCTCTTTATTGCTTACTAGTATTGCCTTCCTCTCCATCTGTGTGCTTTCTTTGGCGAACCTTATCTATAGTCAGGTCATCACCTACCACTGTGATGAGTCCCAAATCTTTATCTCTACCTAAGAGAAGCAATTGAAGCCTAACTGCCTAAGCAAAAGTCCTGGTTCCACCACTTAGAAGCCTTGTGACCATGGGTGAATTATATAACCTTTCCATGCCTGTTGCTTTTTTACCCAATGGCAGTAATAATAGCACTTACTTCTTAGAGTTACTGTGAGTACtgagttaatatgtgtaaagcacttaggaCACTGGTTAGCATGTACTAAGTATAATATAAATGTTGATTGCTATCGTCATCATACCTATTATCTTCTCTAAGAGCTCCAAAATCTTCGTCATCTCCTTTTGAAGACCACGTAAATAACTCACACCTGGCCAGTCTCAAATAATCCATTAAGATCTCAAGGACCTTCTCTTCAGAATTAAGTACTCCTTTCTCTGTGCTGCCACGTATTGCACTGTGCTGCACTTCTGTTGAATTTCTCAACTGTATGCACAGTTTACAATCAATTTATCAAATGACTGTACTCTAGTCATTCTTTATGTTATTTCTCTAACCAGACTGGTCTCCATGAGGATggtaactatatattttttcatttgatttctccagcacttagcacagaacCAGGTATATATTATAtgcctttaaatatttgtataactgAATTACTATACTTAAGACTCAGAACCTcttgtggctcctgggtggctcagttggttaagcatccaactttgactcaggtcatgatctcgcagttcgtgggtttaagccctgcatcaggctgtgtgctgacagctcggagcctagagcctgcttcggattctgtgtgtgtctctctctctgcctctctcccccacttacacactatctttccctttctctctttctcaaaattaaataaacataaaaacaagaaaaagatcgGTACCTCTTGAACAGATTATTGCATTAGCCCATAAACTAGCCTCTTGCCTCCAACTCCCTTTCTTTTAATACATTCTATTCACTGCCACCAAAGTGATTTTGTTAGTTAACTGCTTACAATTTCTGGTTCCTGAGagcttaataaaaaatttaatttcttgtcCTACCTACCAGGGCCTCTCTAAATAGCCCCTGCCTAGCTTTCTAACATCATCTATTATTTCCTGCACACCACTTCAGTCTCTAGCCAGATCAGctgctgatttttttctcccaatatgCCATGGTGTCTCTGAGTCACTGCCAGCTTTATCCACACATATGGTATCCTGGTTGATAGAACCAGGCAAATGCCCAGTCTTGCCTGTCCCTACTACTGTAAAATGTGAGTACCATATGGATGAAGGCATGGCAGTGAGCCCATCTGTGATCTACTTTCAGCCTCTCATTTTAGCTGAACTACAGCTTTTTATCAGTTCTTTCTCCCTCCACAATCTTTTCATCTTCCTCTGTAGACTCTGTCTCCATTCCCTTGATGGCAAATCACaattacttaacctttttttctttaatttttttaatgtttatttatttgtgagagaaagagagagacatagtatgagtgggggagaggcagagagagagagagagagagaggagacacagaatctgaagcagtctccaggctctgagctgtcagcacagagcccaatgcggggctcaaagtcacgaaccgcgagatcatgacttgagccaaagcctgacacttaaatga
It contains:
- the MRPL50 gene encoding 39S ribosomal protein L50, mitochondrial isoform X1 translates to MAALSVSGVTRRGLTWIVLGAPRREFWSRFRHRLWYQDTSGSFGTSNMEHERESARKEKKLVVAETVEEVKKEPILVCPPLRSRTYIPPEDLQSRLESCVKEIFGSSVGDSWQDVSLEDGLLKFSFLARLADDLGHAVPNSRLHQMCRVRDVLDFYNVPIRDQSKFDELTASNLPPNVKITWGY
- the MRPL50 gene encoding 39S ribosomal protein L50, mitochondrial isoform X2, whose product is MAALSVSGVTRRGLTWIVLGAPRREFWSRFRKEKKLVVAETVEEVKKEPILVCPPLRSRTYIPPEDLQSRLESCVKEIFGSSVGDSWQDVSLEDGLLKFSFLARLADDLGHAVPNSRLHQMCRVRDVLDFYNVPIRDQSKFDELTASNLPPNVKITWGY